In Lathamus discolor isolate bLatDis1 chromosome 1, bLatDis1.hap1, whole genome shotgun sequence, the following are encoded in one genomic region:
- the LOC136007448 gene encoding 5-hydroxytryptamine receptor 7-like — MLLRVSPRRFLEHPLLFVENAEQQQHPAQKPLPKPFMTEEPSIPTEPDLPSSNLTNATDCGEEILLYGDTEKIVIGAVLSIIILMTIAGNGLVIISVCIVKKLRQPSNYLVVSLAAADLSVAFAVMPFVTITDLVGGEWLFGKVFCNVFIAMDVMCCTASIMTLCIISVDRYLGITRPLTYPVRQNGKLMAKMVFIVWLLSASITLPPLFGWAKNVTVERVCLISQDFGYTVYSTGVAFYIPMAVMLVMYSRIYKAAKVSAEKHRFMNFPKHYEEEGVYCLEASNRSHHHSSKRTKAVEECATLSKLLRQDRKNISIFKREQKAARTLGIIVGAFTFCWLPFFLMSTARPFICGIRCSCMPLRLERTLLWLGYTNSLINPLIYAFFNRDLRTTFWNLLRCRYRNINRRLSAASMHEALKATERHECIL, encoded by the exons ATGCTGCTGAGGGTCAGCCCCAGGCGGTTCCTGGAGCATCCCCTTCTCTTCGTGGAGAacgcagagcagcagcagcacccggcGCAGAAACCGCTCCCGAAGCCATTCATGACTGAGGAACCCTCCATCCCAACGGAGCCAGACCTGCCCTCCTCCAACCTCACCAACGCCACGGACTGCGGCGAGGAGATCCTGCTCTATGGGGACACCGAGAAGATCGTCATCGGAGCCGTGCTCTCCATCATCATCCTCATGACCATCGCTGGCAACGGGCTGGTCATCATCTCCGTGTGCATCGTCAAGAAGCTCCGGCAGCCCTCCAACTACCTGGTGGTGTCCCTGGCGGCCGCTGACCTGTCGGTGGCCTTCGCTGTCATGCCCTTCGTCACCATCACAGACCTGGTGGGGGGAGAGTGGCTCTTTGGGAAGGTGTTTTGCAATGTGTTCATCGCCATGGACGTTATGTGCTGCACCGCCTCCATCATGACCTTGTGCATCATCAGCGTGGACAG GTATCTGGGGATCACTCGGCCGCTGACCTACCCCGTGAGACAAAACGGGAAGTTGATGGCCAAGATGGTCTTCATCGTCTGGCTCCTCTCTGCCTCCAtcactcttcctcctctttttggCTGGGCCAAGAACGTCACCGTGGAAAGAGTCTGTCTCATCAGCCAGGACTTTGGGTACACAGTGTACTCCACAGGGGTTGCCTTCTACATCCCCATGGCGGTCATGCTCGTCATGTACAGCCGGATCTACAAAGCAGCCAAGGTCAGCGCCGAGAAGCATCGCTTCATGAACTTCCCCAAGCACTATGAAGAGGAAGGTGTCTATTGCCTGGAGGCTTCCAACCGGAGCCACCACCACAGCTCCAAGCGCACCAAAGCGGTGGAGGAATGCGCCACGCTCTCCAAACTGCTCCGGCAAGACCGAAAGAACATTTCCATCTTCAAACGGGAGCAGAAAGCAGCCAGGACCCTCGGCATTATCGTGGGGGCATTCACCTTTTGCTGGCTTCCCTTCTTCTTGATGTCAACAGCTCGGCCTTTCATCTGTGGCATCCGCTGCAGCTGCATGCCCCTGAGGCTGGAGAGGACTCTGCTCTGGTTGGGATACACCAACTCCCTCATCAACCCTTTGATTTACGCTTTCTTTAACCGAGACTTGAGGACTACTTTCTGGAACCTCCTGAGGTGCAGGTACAGGAACATCAACAGGAGGCTCTCCGCCGCCAGCATGCACGAGGCCCTGAAAGCCACAGAGAGGCACGAATGCATCCTGTAG